The Triticum aestivum cultivar Chinese Spring chromosome 3A, IWGSC CS RefSeq v2.1, whole genome shotgun sequence genome includes a region encoding these proteins:
- the LOC123059756 gene encoding proline-rich receptor-like protein kinase PERK8 — protein sequence MASSPSPSPGATKASPADSVAPATSSPFSPAPVKLPNDTPADPPAAPPAPSAAVPPQTPESPPPPSPSPPPDPVASPPPVPVASPPPTPPATMPPAQVPPPPAPAADPPKQSPLRPPAPAASPPPPKSTSPPPSPPDRSTAPPVPRSPPPRHPGSPPPPTEPQAPPPSVSPIIKPPTSPSPTPVDPTTPTAPTTPSPPSTPGFGPPSVPTSPTTTPPTPIAPNIPQVPSWQDSRPSPSSGGLSNGAKAGIGIVVAILVLSLIGAGCWYKKKRRRMTGYHAGFVMPSPSPSASPQVLLGHSEKTKTNYSAGSPEFKDTMSEYSMGNCRFFTYEEMHNITNGFSDQNLLGEGGFGSVYKGCLPEGREVAIKKLKDGSGQGEREFQAEVEIISRVHHRHLVSLVGYCISGDQRLLVYDFVPNDTLHYHLHGRGVPVLEWPARVKISAGSAKGIAYLHEDCHPRIIHRDIKSSNILLDNNFEAQVADFGLARLAMDFATHVTTRVMGTFGYMAPEYASSGKLTEKSDVFSFGVVLLELITGRKPVDASNPLGDESLVEWARPLLTQALETGNAGELLDPRLDKNFNEVELFHMIEAAAACIRYSAARRPRMSQVVRALDSLTDVDLTNGVQPGMSEMFNAPNTAEIRLFQRMAFGSQDFTTDFTQSSSWNSSRQGGDADASGGPMHSQLQP from the exons ATggcctcctcgccctccccctcgccGGGGGCCACCAAGGCCTCCCCGGCCGACTCCGTCGCgcccgccacctcctcccccttctcccccGCCCCGGTCAAGCTGCCCAATGACACCCCGGCCGACCCGCCGGCGGCCCCTCCCGCGCCCTCCGCGGCCGTGCCGCCGCAGACGCCAGAATCCCCGCCGCCCccttctccgtcgccgcccccggaccccgtcgcgtcgccgccgccggtcccCGTCGCCTCTCCGCCGCCCACCCCGCCAGCAACAATGCCGCCTGCTcaagtgccgccgccgcccgcgcctgctGCCGACCCGCCCAAGCAGTCGCCTTTGCGGCCCCCTGCGCcggccgcgtcgccgccgccgccaaagaGCACTTCTCCACCACCAAGCCCGCCGGATCGCTCGACCGCGCCGCCCGTGCCGCGGTCACCACCGCCGCGCCACCCGGGGTCGCCGCCTCCTCCAACCGAGCCGCAGGCGCCGCCGCCCTCTGTCAGTCCCATCATCAAacctcccaccagcccctcccCAACCCCTGTAGATCCCACCACCCCTACTGCTCCCACCACCCCCTCACCGCCGTCGACGCCAGGTTTTGGTCCTCCATCCGTGCCTACCAGCCCAACAACAACCCCACCAACACCAATTGCTCCCAACATCCCACAGGTCCCCTCATGGCAGGACAGCAGACCCTCGCCGAGCAGCGGTGGATTGTCTAATGGCGCAAAGGCGGGGATCGGCATCGTCGTGGCGATTCTCGTGCTTAGTTTGATCGGCGCCGGGTGCTGGTACAAGAAGAAGCGGAGGAGAATGACCGGTTACCATGCCGGGTTTGTGATGCCTTCACCCTCACCATCTGCTTCTCCACAAGTGTTACTAG GGCATTCAGAGAAGACTAAAACCAATTACAGCGCCGGGAGCCCTGAGTTCAAAGACACAATGTCAGAGTACAGCATGGGCAACTGCCGCTTCTTCACCTACGAGGAAATGCACAACATCACAAACGGTTTCTCTGATCAAAACCTGCTGGGGGAAGGCGGCTTTGGGTCTGTTTACAAGGGTTGCTTGCCCGAAGGGAGAGAGGTTGCCATTAAGAAACTGAAAGATGGCAGTGGGCAGGGGGAGCGCGAGTtccaggccgaggtggagatcATCAGCCGCGTGCATCACCGCCACCTGGTTTCTCTCGTTGGGTATTGCATCTCGGGCGACCAGCGCTTGCTTGTCTACGATTTTGTGCCCAATGACACGCTGCACTATCATCTACATG GACGTGGAGTGCCGGTTCTGGAATGGCCAGCCAGGGTTAAAATCTCTGCTGGATCGGCTAAAGGAATAGCATATCTTCATGAAGATT GTCATCCCCGAATTATCCACCGAGATATAAAATCCTCTAATATTCTGCTGGATAACAACTTCGAGGCACAG GTTGCTGATTTTGGTCTTGCAAGACTAGCCATGGATTTTGCTACGCATGTAACTACACGGGTGATGGGAACTTTTGG gTACATGgctccagagtatgcatccagtgGCAAATTGACAGAGAAATCTGATGTCTTCTCTTTTGGCGTTGTCCTCTTAGAGCTCATTACTGGTAGAAAGCCCGTCGACGCATCAAATCCATTGGGTGATGAGAGCCTTGTCGAGTGG GCTAGGCCACTGCTGACCCAAGCGCTCGAGACTGGCAATGCAGGGGAGCTGCTGGACCCCAGGCTGGACAAGAACTTCAACGAGGTCGAACTGTTCCATATGATCGAAGCGGCAGCAGCCTGCATCCGATACTCGGCAGCCCGGAGGCCCCGGATGAGCCAG GTGGTGCGCGCTCTCGATAGCCTAACCGACGTCGACCTGACCAACGGGGTGCAGCCGGGGATGAGCGAGATGTTCAACGCCCCCAACACCGCGGAGATCAGGCTGTTCCAGCGGATGGCGTTCGGGAGCCAGGACTTCACGACCGACTTCACCCAGTCCAGCAGCTGGAACAGCAGCCGTCAGGGCGGAGACGCCGATGCCTCTGGTGGGCCGATGCACTCGCAATTGCAACCATAG